In the genome of Lathyrus oleraceus cultivar Zhongwan6 chromosome 4, CAAS_Psat_ZW6_1.0, whole genome shotgun sequence, the window AGCGACTTCCAAATAACTTCTCATAGAGACTGCTTTTAGAACCTCTAATTTCATTCTCCAAGTCACGACGAACCATTGGCCAACCATCCTCACCATGtccatgcaatgatgcaataACTCTAAACCCATAATTTCCATCACTCTTAACATCAACAATGTCATTAATAAATGGTCTAATATGATCTGGAAATTGTAAAATGAACTTTTTAGATGGTTTCTTCTTTGAGGTTTGGGATAACAATGAACATGACGTCTTTGAAGATTTTTGAGAACTGAAGTTTGCTTgatcaacatactcatgatatGAAGGATCACGATAAACATCATATCCCACATGTTTCTTCCCTTTTGTCTTCACCCCTCCTTTGGTTTTTATATTTTCAGGCGGTGGACACATCCTTATTGTAGTGGGGTAGACAATTTTACACACCATGCTTTTTAGTGCTCTTTTTCCTATAACATCTAGTAACCTGAACCTTTTCCAAAGTGCATCAATTGCATTGGTCATGTCCACCTATGATTCATCCTCTGTATCTAGTGACTTGAACCTTTTCCATAGTGCAACATTTGCACATATCACCTAAATTGTTCTTCAACATCTGCTTTAGTTTCCAATGGGAAGACTCAACccaaaaaaaataaaacaaataagTATCCTTAATATTAAGATAAGCAAATTATGGCTAAAATCAAACTTCTTACCTATTAGTCGTTATGTTGCCCAAATGCAACACTTGATTGATCCAAGCTTCAACAAACATATGGCTGTGaggagtcaaccatgtgtctttcacataattaaaAAATGGTCTAAAATCCACACATGCGTGCTCAAGATGTTGCAACTGTTGATAGTAATCCACCTCATCATTAGCCCTTACATGTTCATACCATAGTTTCTCTATCAACTCTCACATATCATTCACAACATACTCCTTGCACTTTGCTTTCAAATTTTTATTGATGTGAAATCGGCAAAGCAAATTAACTGTCCTTGGAAATACTATTTCAATTGTTTTGATCAAAGCAAGATCTATATTAGTTGAAATCACTTGTGGCCATAACCATTGCTTAGTAAACAACTGTTTTAACTTATCCAATACCCAACAAAAATTCTCTATTTGCTCAGATTCCATATAGGCAAATGCAATAACAAATGTTAACTCAGTTGATGTCATACCAATTACTTCAAACAAAGATTTAATGTACTTATTTGTTTTGTACGTACCATCCATAATCAACACATTATGAAACATATTCAACAGCTTCACTAATTCTGGGAGAGCCTAGAAGATATCTCTCACAACTTCTGACTCATCTTTTTTTCTATTCCAATAAATATAATTTGAATCCTCTATCAGCTTAAACAAATGTCGCATTTCCGTTCTATGACCCCTAATGTCTTTCTGAATCTTACTCTTATATTTATATATTTGTGTGATCGTTCTTGCAGTGACAACAATGTGTGTCTTGGTGGAACATGACGTTTTTTCAAATCAACAATATGTTGTTGTTCATCAGCATTAAGTCGACCTACAAACGAATGACCTTCAAACCTATCTGGTAAACCATGGTTGTGAAGTTCACATTTTCCGTCAATCTTCCAACCAGAACCATCTTTTGAAGGTGTTGACCTAACTTTGAATGGACAACCATATTTCTTAGTAGCACTTTATGTTTCACTATCTCCTTCTTTGTATTTTACAgctttatcacaaccaaatataACTTTGTCAGTTCTTCCTCTCTTACCAGTTTTGATGTTCGAACGACTTTATTATAACTGTCACTCTATTCTTGATTTCAACCTCTCTAATCCACCTTGTCGCCTCTTCTCGTGTATCAAATTTTTCTGTAATTGAGAATATATCAGCGGTATCTACACATGTCTAATTTTTATCGCACATCATCAAAAGAATATCCATACATGTTAAATATAAAtgtaaaaaaattaataaatcTTAAAAAAAATGCATTCCAAAACTCTTAGACATAAGAAATCCGGTTAGTAAACAATACATCATCGGAATTCTTATATATAAGATATCCGACTAGAAAAAAAATAAAACTGGAAGAGTCATGGTGAAATTATCCGGTTGAATTTTGAGAAAAAAAAACTAAACATGTTATCTGGTGTGATAACTATGTAAACTAAAAATCATTGCATTAAATTTTCCAATTTGATAAATAAACACACCAGAAATCTTCGATTCAAATTATTCAATTTGCATAATAGAAATATTCAACGGTTAATTTCAAATGATTTGGATGGATAGTAAAAATAAAAGATTAAAGtgaaattaataaaaataaatatgtAATACTTGTAAAATTGTTGGGGGTAGAGGAATAAGTGTGATGTATAAGATAACATTTTCTATATTCAATTATAGAATTATTTTTGAATCATAATGATATTTTTTTTTTACGTATAAATTGATGTGCACGAACACTTTAATAACCAACGCTATCACACGCACCTCAACTCTTCAACGAATTAGCTACCTAACAATCCATTAACCAATCAACTCTCTTTATTCTCTAAACTATCGTTATATAAATTTTAGTTGTGACTTCCTCTTGTTTCATTTCATACTCCAACAGCCATGGATCCCAACCCGGGGACATTCCCCATTCTCTCCTACGTCATGTCCCGTCTACAATCCTTCGGCGCCAGATCTCCAACCCATGATTCCAAATCCGAATTCAATCCCGAAAAACCACAACCCTCACATCatccatcatcatcatcatctcctTCTTCAATCGTCGGCCAAATGCCGAATCTCACCGACCCAAAACTATTGGCCTCCATGACCCAAGCCATCTCAGACGTCTCCCAAGCCCGATCAGTCCTCAAACTCATCGGCGACCGGCCCACACACGAGGAAGTTGACACCGCCAAGGCCAAACTGGTCGACCTCGAGGCCCATTTATTGCGCCAATTGGAAGAGATCGTGAGCCTCCCTAGGCCGCCTGAGATCGACGAAAACCAATGGCGGACTCATGTTACCGAAAGAGAGACGAAGTGTAGAGAATCTGCTGAAAAAGAGAAACGAGATTATAAGTCGCTGTTGCAAAGAGATGAGATGCATGATGCTTATGAGAAGCTTCTTAAGGACGCGGAGACAAGGCTTGTGAAGATTTATGAAGAGGATGATGGTGGTAACGGTAATGACGGTGACGTGGCGGAGGATGGTGAAGGTGGAGAACATGTTAGGAGGATATTGCAGGAGGCGCGTGAGCAAAATGTTGAGCGAGTGGATCTTAAGAGGCAACATTTGAAAACCTTGCCGGAGGGCTTTTGCCAGATTTCTTCTTTGGTGGTCCTCAATCTCTCCACTAATCAGCTTGTGGTAATTGTGCTTACATTTTACGCGTTATGTTTTTTTCTTCGTTTTTATTCATGGATAAATTCAATTTGTGTAAAATATCAGAATGTCTTTAGGGTAACATATGAATACAAAATTATATTAAATTATAATAAGTGTATCAGAATTGAAGATGGTGTGGTAAATGTGTGGTTAAATTAGAAGAAGATTAGAAATAACAATATTACAAAGGGTGTTGGGTAGCATTAAATTAGATGAAGAGTGGTGTAGTCAAACAATTAGATATAAAAGAAGATTTAGAAAACTATTAGACAAACTATTAAAAAAGATCTTGAAACATAATATTTGATCGTCCAATTCTACTTAATGGGATAAAGTTTGTTGATTGAGTTCTTGGGTAAAATTCTTACGGTTTTGTCTTCTTACCCATGCTAAAATTTCTAATTAATGAGTGCCAAAGATGAACTCAAAAATATGAATTTCTACTGCACCAATTTACATTCCTTGAACTAGATTTTCATGGGGAGAATTTTAACGTAGTTTATTTATTTTGCCTACATATGATAGGTGATTCCTGACACAATATCTGGATTGCAAAATCTTGAGGAGCTTAATATCTCTACCAATCTTTTGAAGTCACTTCCAGATTCAATTGGCTTCTTACATAAGTTGAAAATCCTCAATGTCTCAGGAAATAAGTTGACTCACCTTCCTGATTCCATCAGCCAGTGCAGGTAAAAAATATGTTATACAGAGAAATTCTTGAAAACACCTTATATTTCTTTCTTTGTATGCAACTTACATATGAATGTGTATATCATTGACTGAACTATTTGTTCATTAAATGATCAGATCATTGGTGGAGCTAGATGCAAGCTTTAATAGCCTATCATATTTGCCAACAAACATAGGATTCGAATTACAGAAATTACAGAAGCTCCTGATTAGTTTAAACAAGATACGATCCCTTCCGTCGTCTATTTGCGAGATGAAGTCATTGCGCTGTCTAGATGCTCACTTCAACGAGCTCCACGGGCTTCCTAGCGCAATCGGGAAACTGACTAGTCTTGAAGTTCTCAATCTGAGTAGTAACTTCAGTGACCTTCAAGAATTACCAGAGACTTTCGGCGATCTAAGTAGCCTTAAGGAATTGGATCTTAGCAACAATCAAATTCACGCACTTCCTGATACATTTGGTCGCCTCGATAGTTTAACCAAGCTAAACTTGGAGCAAAACCCTATTGAATTGCCACCTATGGAGATTGTAAATGAAGGTGTGCAAGCCATTAAGTCCTACATGGCCAAGAGGTGGATTGAGTTATTAGCAGAGGAAGAGAGGAAAAAGACGATTGAGTTGCCAGAACAAGGACAGGGTGCTTGGTTAACACGAAGTGCGTCCTGGTTGAAGAATGTTTCTGGAAATGTAACTGAGTATATTGGAAGTATCTCCCCGAGATCCCCGAGATCTCCGACTGATCACTTTCTTAATCAGCAACTATGAGTTCAAGTGGTAGTCCAACAAACATTGGGGACTAGGACTCTCAAAGCTACCTAAGGAGAATGAATGGTAGCATAATTTCCTTTTAAGCATCTAGGATAATCACAGTTTTATTTACATGTGATAGGCGGCGCAACATCAGCAATAACAACCACTAAACTTTATCCCAACAAGTGATATTGGTTATATGAATCGCTCAACATCACCGATAACAACAACCAAACTATATTCCAATAAATTATATTAGTCATATGAATCAATTTTCAGCATAATATTATATCTAGAATTATATGATAGACAAATGTGAATTTTTTTACATGTTATTTGAGTTTTTTTCTTAGTTTCCCTCCAAAATTAAAAAAGCTTAGTGTTTCCCTATTTTTTCATGGGTCATTCTTAATGTATACAACCAACTTTGAACATCTTTACTGGTGGTTTCTATTGTAAAAGTAGTGTGTATGATACACAATTATTTAATGGTGGACTATCTAAGTAAACTACTAGTCCCTTCTCTCCCAAATGCTAGTACTTGTCCAATGTTAACAAGAAAATCAATCTACCTAGTGATGTAGAACTTGAAAGTGAAAGAGAAAGATAAAGTAAGAAAGTGGAGAGCTACAATTTGCCACATGTAGAGGCGATGGGTAGTATCTAATATCAATTCTTAATCCCACCTTATAATTTTGCACTTTTGTGTTCCACTAAATATGTTAGTATTTGTTATAGCAAATGTATAGATTTTAATTTAGAGTCCAACATCAAGTTCCAACAAAAACCCTTGCAAAGAGGAATGCCACACATGATGACCTTGAAGAAATCTCAGCTCCTCATTTCATTACCTCAAAAGCCTCTGCCACAAAAATAACCAAACATATTAAGAAGGAGAAAAATAGATTAGGTGACTTTACTATTATGTGACTTTAGTATAATTGGAAAATGTATTGTGACATTCACCATTCCAATTTGTTTTGGTATAACTTATTCAAGGAAGAAATCTATTTTGTTTTATGATGCTTCCCTAACGTGATTGTTAACATGCTCTTTTTATGACAACAATTCAACTATGTTATGTGTAATGTTGGTTTGTGACCTGATACTTCAAATTCAATTTGCAAtttacttttttatttatttattaagTATATAAATAATCTATACAAATAACACATTCAGCgtaatttttttataaaaatcaaattaataaaataaaaatgaattaaagacttaattatttattatgatagcatgttattattatttttattattaaatgttattatttttattaagtgttttacTGTTGTATGTGAGGAGGTAAATAAGTATTCAACTTTTTTTACAGTTGTAAATAGCACTTATCCTCTACCTCTTCCTACTTTTTAGAGGTGTACAACACTTTTGACTTTTCAACGTTTATTATATCAATAAAAAATGAAACAAACACTTCTCCTCTACCTCTTCCTCTTCTTTCTATTCTTCTTTGTTTTCTTTTCTAATACTTTACTCTACATTGTCTCTTCCTTCGTTGCAAAATCGTAAATGCACagaggaaaaaataaaaaataaataaaaacaacTCAGTTAATCACTCTGCATGGATCAACTCACGTCCCACTATAGTGGCAAAATCGCCGGCATTTTCAATCACCCAAACGCATTCTGCTTCACACGTGGTGGGTGGCCCCTACAATCGGTCTGAGATCGCGTCAATTGCGCGCGCGCGCACACGCGCAcaaattatatatataatatatatatatatattatatatatatatatatatatatatatatatatatatatatatattatatatatatatatatattataatatatatattatatatataacgtatatgaatatatatataaaaaCGTATATGAATATGTATATATGAAAGGGGGTGATCTATGAACCTTTCCGTATTAAAAGAGACCCACAAAACGGTGAAAAGTTGCCGTATTCGCATGATAACCGATTACTGAAAAGTGGTAATTGGTTACCATGCTCCAACAattaaaattttgaattttttatgttGGTAATCAATTACCAAAATCTGGTAATCCGTTACTAATAATCTGTTACTAATTTCTAGTTATCTGATATCGATTTTTGATAATCTGTTATTGACAAGATTGAAAGAGAATGCATTTTGAAATGAAAAAGGTTGTTTTCCAATTCTTTTCAAAGTGAATGCATGGGATAAAATTGATATGTTTTAAAAAGCATATCTTTTGAGCATTCCAAGAGTATCACCCATTGAATTAAAACCTTATAACTTAAGCAATCTTGAGAGCTTTTATAAATCTATTAAGAtcatttttcttctttgataCACAATGTTTTCATCAAAACTAATAAGTATGGAGAATCATTTCTTCACTAACTttccccttttttatgatgacaaaatCATTGATATTGAGTTTTTGATGAACCTTAGGGAAATTCTCCTCCTAAGACATATAACTCCTCCTTTGTGAAATAATGGTGAAATCTTGCACTTTTAAAATGGTATACAAAAGCACAATCCTACTATTCTCCCCCTTTGAGCAtcatcaaaaagaagaaaaaacaTAATCCATTCTCATAATAACCAAAATGACCATCAATGCTCATAATCATTGCTACACatcataaaaaaaaaacaaaaaatagtTAACATATTGTCATAGTATAGACATACCATAGTCACAACATAGTCAAAATATTGTCATACCATAGTCATAATATAACAAAAATCAAGCTAGCCAACCAAATATAAAACAACCTAATAGCATCTTAAACATATATTAGAAATATGACAAACTAACTAGTAATTGAAAGGATAAAACATAGTACTAAGGCCTTAACAAAAAAGGCATCAAGACCCGATTTCAATCATCCTCACTACTACTTAAATGGAGATGCTCAAGCCGGTAGTAAAAATTCCATCAATCTTGTTTCACATTGAGTTGTGGTTGGAAGACACTAGACTTTCAAGGTTTTCAACTTTTGTTCCAATTTGACCAATTGTTGCTTCGGTAGAATCAAATCTTGTTGCATTGGAATCAACTTTGTTGGTTAAAGCGCATAACTTTTCCATCAATATCTCATTAGTGACAAGGTTGGAAGAACCTGTAGAAGATGATGCTTGCTGATTCTCATGTTTGTAAATATACTGGGTACCATCACAAATAGTGCTTGCTTTCTTGAGAACTTCTTCATCAATCAAGTTATCATACTTGTTCATTGAAACCACTCTTTCACCAGTCAAAACAACCGGACTTTGCTCGATTATCTTACCAATCTCTCGAGCATATGGAAGGCCTCCTTTATTAACTCTAGATTCATACATGTGATGTTTGATGATATAAGCCCAATTAATTGCTACTTTTTCTTGGAGTGCAAGCACTAATTTTACTTCATTTTCAGTCATTTGAGCTTTAGGAGTAATGACATAAGCAATAAAATAGTGCAACATTCTCTCATTTAGATGAAGATGACTAGAATAGAGAATGAGTTTACCTCTTATGTTTCCTTCATCTGTACTTAGCCTTTTGTTAAGGGCTTCTTCGCGAGGTACACGACACATAGAAAAGATAGGTCTTAATTTTGTTGAAATCGTCGTCTCCATTTAAGTATCACTAGAGTTGCTTCATTTGGAATCCCTAAAATGGAACTAAGGCTAGAATTGGTGATAGTAATTTCAATTCTTTTGACCCATGATTACAACGAGTTGCCGAAATTTGAATAAAACACTTTCACAAGTTCAGGGTAAATATTTCCAGAATATTCAACAAAAAATTTTAATCCACATTTTTCAAGATTATCAAGAAAGGATAGCCGATCAAAGTTTTAAAGAGTATCGTACTTTGCTTAAGTTAGAAGACAACCAAATATTCATATTCGTATACTCTACTTTAGGGTTGGACAAATTTAAACCACCCGATTGAAATTGACCAACCCATTGTATTTTTAAAATAAACGGATCGGGTCGGGTCTGATGTCGGGTTGGTCTAGTTGCTTAATTTATGTAGTATATGGTTACTTCGGTTGGATTATGATGATTATTTTCTAAAACTTTTGTTGAACAACATAGTCCTAGTTAGATAACATTGATTTCTAGAAGTTGGATGCCATGGATAACTTGGCTCTTGAGGAGAAACTTTGAGAAGATGAAATTAGAAAAGTGATTTGGGAGAGTAATGGAGACAGGAGTCCTGGACCAGATAGGTTCAATTTGGGTTTCCTAAAAAAATGTTGGAATATTATAGGGGTGGATGTCATAAACTTTGTCCAAGAATTTCATCAGAGTGCAAAGCTCCCTAAAGCCATGACATCTTCATTCTTAGCATTAATACCAAAGAAAGATAATCCCTAAGATCTAGTGGAATATATACCTATTTGCCTCATATGGTGTTTGTATAAAGTAGTGGCTAAGATCCTTGCCTTAAGGTTAAGGAATGTAATTAGCAAGGTGATTTTTAATACTCAAACAACATTTATTCCAGGCAGACAAATAATGGATGGGATTTTGTTAACAAATGAGATCCTTGACTATGccaaaagagaaaaaaaaattgtATGATATTTAAGGTGGATTTTTCACAAGCATGTGATTGTATCAATTGGGGTTACCTTAGAGAAATGTTGAGAAAACTTGGTTTTGGTTCAAAATGGATGAAATGGATGGAGACTGGGGTATTTTCTAGTACCATATCTGTTTTAATAAATGGAAGTCCTACGAAGGATTTTTTGGTAGAAAGAGGACTTAGGCAAGGTGATAGTTTATCACCATTTCTGTTTGCAATAGCTACTGAGCGCCTTGCAGGTTAAGTGAAGCAAGCAGCCAATATTGGGCAAGGTGATATGCTTTCAACAAATGCAAGACCTTGAGCATCTATTATTGAGAACCTATTTAGTGCAAAACGTGTGGAAAGAGGTGTGTCTATGGACAAACTATGCTACAAGTTTTGAGGAGAATATAATGGATCACTTCATGCCGGCGGCAAGAAAATACTGGTTTAGGAAAGTTTGTTGTAGGAGATTGAGTGTCATATGGTTGGCTTTTTGCTGGACAATTTggacaaaaagaaataaaattttaTTCAATAATGTTGTGGCATCTGTGACTGAACTGAAGTTTAGCATTAAAATCATCTCTTGGTTTTTGCTTAGTCTAGATTCTAGaatcaataaaaaataaaatttctATGATTGGttaaaaaatcttctttgtcTCAAATTTATTTTATCATTATTGTAAGATTGAATTGTGTCTTGTTTTGTGTTTTGGTTAGAGTATCCCTATTACTCTAAGTTAATACAAATTTGCTTATATATAAAGAAACtatatttatattatttatttgtATTACTATAGAACTAAGCCATTATAAAAATTAGATTCATATAAAATTTTAAGTGTTATTTAATTTTTGGTTTAAAGTAGGATAACAACCAAATTAATATCAAATAATGTTATCgcataataatatatatttttttataaaaattaaaaaatgaatgtttgtaaatttaataaaaaaatattcatttttatGAGTTTAGTCCAATAAATATCAAATCGATCAAACCGACTCGACTTATCCGCAAAACTAATTTAATCGAAACAGTTAAAACCAAAATTTTATCGGTCAAAATTGAACCTTCGAAATAAAACAGTAGTTTGCCTCATATTTAAGTGTTGGGTTTAATGTCGACCCAAACCGATTGACGGTCCAATCATATTCTACTTATTTCTCTTAATTATGATGATTTATAATAATGATAATATTTATATTAATTTACTAACTACATTAAATATTCAATAATTTATTATTAACTAATATTATTAATGATAATAATAAATATAACTTATATTTTTTCTATGTTATTTTTTTTGGgtttttataatattttatttaatgatATTTATGTTGTTTATAAACATTATCAAGATTAAgaatattaataaataaatttctccattttttttcttctaaaaGCTTGATAAAGAATAAAGGGTATTCTAACCCATTACAATCCAAAGGGCAAAAAAGCTAAAAGAAAAGTTCTCAACCAACACAAATCTAAATTAGGCATCTAATAGGAGCTAAGCAAAAAATCAAGAAATTGGAGTTGGAATAAGGAATTTCCCCAATGCAAGACCATTTCCGCACAATAAAATTAATGTTCAAACATATATCATTAACATTGCCGTTACCACCTTTAAAGACTTTTTCATTCACTGCCTTCCGTAAGCTCCACACCACCGCCAACCAAATCTATTCCAACAAAATTATCGTCTTTGGTGTTACCCAAGCCACACCATTCAAAGAAGAATTTCCAAGAGCATCTTGCATAATAACTCACACAATCACACTAAACTCCAACCATTTCCCAAACTAACAATGAAACCAGAAATTCAAAAAGAAGATGcttcaagttttcttcctctTGATCACAAAAAAACACAAGTCCTTTCAATGTTAAGCAAACCTCTCTTAAGAAGTTGATCTTTCGTAGCCATTCTATTCCAGAATAGTCCCCATCCAAAAGATAAAATTCTAGTCGACACTTTGATCTTCCATAAACAGCGAAACACACTACCCTGGTCGATTGGCAACAACTCCTGATTTCTATTTTCCATCATCAGCTAATAAGCCTTACCAACATTGTACACAACTGATTCATCATGATCCCAGACAATTCTATCATTTTCCTTCAAAATGGGAGAAACCCCTGTTAATAAGGAATTCATGCTTTGAATCTGAAACGATATAGCCTCTTGTTTCAATAGAGGAATTCCTAAATCACCCTACTACCAACTCTTGTCGCTCCAATAGAGATCACATTCGTGTCTTTGTTCTTGCTAATTGCAAATAGGTCCTCAAAAGATTTTGCGAAAGAAAAAGGACTTTTCCAATCAGCAGACCAAAAGGGGATTGAATTTCCCTCTCCCAACTTAAGAGTAACAGAACCTGCAAGAAATAGACCTAAGTTAGGAGTAAGCAGACCACTCTTGATCAAGTCCTTCTACCATGAATATGAATACATTCTCAAACAAAGTTTATTCGACACAACTTGATGCTCTATACCACCATATCTTACTTTGAGAGCCGTCTTCCATAATGATTGGTTATCTTCCAAAATCCTCCACTTCCACTTGGTTAAAAGAGCTAGATTGAATTCCTTTAAGCTTTTAATACTTAGCCCTCCTTTTTCCTTCGCTTTACACACCACTTCCCATTTCACCCAATGACTTTTTTACTTCACTTCTGAACCTCCCCAAAGAAATTGCTGCCTAATCTTGTCAATTTCTTTCCAAATATGCACATGAGCTTTGTAGAACAAAAACAAGAAAATAGAAATGTTGGACATAATAGAGGTTACTATCGTGATTATGCCAGCAAGCGATATAAGCCTCCCTCTCCATAGAGCCAACTTTGCTTTGAACTTGTCTACAATAGGAGACCATGTTTTTATCCTTCTAGTATTACATCTTATAGGAATTTCTAAGAAACAAAAAGAAGATTCCACAATCTTACACGAAAGAAAGTTAGAAGCCGCCAAAAGAAAATGCCTGCTAACATTTATGCAGATAAGTTTACTCTTATGAAAATTCACCCTCAACGAAACCTTTTCAAAACCTTCTGCCACAATCACAAAGAGAAATGGAGCCCACTGGAATGCCTAGTCTAGTTCAGGGATCAGTTCGGGCATCAAGTGATTTCAATCCACTACTAGTCGCAGTTGCGGGGGATCgaatgttggtgtaagccctagaggccaatacttttggtacttgtatcgaattatttattaataataaaaggcttttttctttattacgtttgtttaataaagtccctagaatagctagtctgtttaatgtatcaagtatgacttaatcatgagatcacattaaacataaagacactattcttaaagtatccgtagtcaagctttagtgtgaagtgggataacattaaagcattaagactattatgtttgtagactgatgatcacatctcatggatcatggataaagagttat includes:
- the LOC127073973 gene encoding plant intracellular Ras-group-related LRR protein 9, with translation MDPNPGTFPILSYVMSRLQSFGARSPTHDSKSEFNPEKPQPSHHPSSSSSPSSIVGQMPNLTDPKLLASMTQAISDVSQARSVLKLIGDRPTHEEVDTAKAKLVDLEAHLLRQLEEIVSLPRPPEIDENQWRTHVTERETKCRESAEKEKRDYKSLLQRDEMHDAYEKLLKDAETRLVKIYEEDDGGNGNDGDVAEDGEGGEHVRRILQEAREQNVERVDLKRQHLKTLPEGFCQISSLVVLNLSTNQLVVIPDTISGLQNLEELNISTNLLKSLPDSIGFLHKLKILNVSGNKLTHLPDSISQCRSLVELDASFNSLSYLPTNIGFELQKLQKLLISLNKIRSLPSSICEMKSLRCLDAHFNELHGLPSAIGKLTSLEVLNLSSNFSDLQELPETFGDLSSLKELDLSNNQIHALPDTFGRLDSLTKLNLEQNPIELPPMEIVNEGVQAIKSYMAKRWIELLAEEERKKTIELPEQGQGAWLTRSASWLKNVSGNVTEYIGSISPRSPRSPTDHFLNQQL